CGCCGGGCTTTGTCGACTCCCACGTCCATGTCACGGAGACCGGCCTGGCCCTTGATTCGGTGGACCTCTCGGGTGCCCGGTCCGTGGCCCAGGCGCTGGACCTGGTGGCCGCTGCGGCCGCCCGGGGCGCGGGCATATTGCTCGGCCACGGCTGGGACGACTCTGCCTGGGCCGAGCAGCGCCCGTTGACGGCCGCCGAGCTCGACCGCGCCACCGGCGGTCGGGAGGTCTATCTGGCGCGCGTGGACGTCCACTCGGGCGTTGTGTCCGGTGCCCTGGCCCGGCGCTGCGGACTGGCGCGGCTTTCCGGTTGGGACGGCAGCGGGCTGGTGACGGGGGATGCCCACGCGGCCGTCCGGGATGCCACGCGCCTGCTGGACGACGCCGCCCGCCGGCATGCACAGGAACGTGCCCTGCACTACGCCGCGGCCAACGGCTACGTTGCCCTCGCGGAGATGGCTGCCCCGCATGTGGGCTCGCCCGCCGACCTCGCCGCACTGGCTGCGCTGACCGCCGGCGACGCGCCGGTGGCCCTGCCGCAGGTCCTGCCGTACTGGGGGCAGGCGGTCTCCAGCGTGGAACAGGCACGGGAACTGCTGGCATCGCTGGGCACGCCGGTGCTGGGGCTGGCCGGCGACCTGAACATTGACGGTTCGCTCGGATCGCATTCGGCACTCCTGCGCGAACCCTACGCGGACCTTCCTGCCGGTGCGCCGGGCAACCGGGGCCGGGCGCACCTTGATGTCCAACAGGTCACCGACCACCTTGCGGCCGTGTCCGAGCTGGGCGTGTCCGGAGGGTTCCACATCATTGGCGACGGCGCCATGGACATTGCCTGCGAAGGTTTGGTGAAGGCCGCGGAGCGGGTCGGCCTGGACAAGGTGCGGGCGGCCGGCCACCGCTTTGAACACGCCGAAATGGTCGACGCCGGCGCCATGGACGTGCTGGCGCGCCACGCCGTGACCGTGTCCGTCCAGCCCGTCTTCGATGCATTGTGGGGCGGGGGGGATGGCATGTATGCGGGCCGGCTGGGTGCGCGGCGCGCGGCCGCCCTCAACCCGGTGGCGACGTTCTACGCGGCCGGGGTCCCGGTCTGCTTCGGTTCGGATGCCCCCGTGACCCCGCTGAACCCCTGGGCAAGCGTGCGCGCGGCGCTGAACCACCACCAGCCGGACCAGCGGATTTCTGCCCGGGCCGCCTTCATCGGCCACACGCGCGCCGGCTGGCGGGCCGCCCGCGGGTCCAACCCCATGCTGGGCCAGCTGGCTCCCGGCGCGCCCGCCAGCTTTGCGGTCTGGGAGATCGACCAGCTCATGGTCCAGGTCGCGGATGAGCGGGTGCAGTCCTGGTCCACCGATCCGCGCGCCGGAACGCCGTTGCTGCCGGCCTTGGACACGGAAAACGACCCCCGCTGCCTGCAAACGGTCCACCGTGGCCGTGAACTCTACGCGGCGCCGGATTTCCACTAGTTTTCGCCACGGCCGGCAGGACGGCAACACGCCGTGGCGGCCCGATTTTCCCGGGATCCGGCTCGCCGCGCTGACCTGCAGCGACGCGCATCCGTGCAGGTCAGGGCGGTGTTGACAGCCGCCGCGGCGGGAATTAGCTTTTATTGAAGTGGACAGCCCCACACGGGGGTCCCAGCCGGAACCGGCCTTGGCCAGCCTTGTTGGCAGTGCACGTTTCCGGCGCTTGGGAGATAAGTTCACGCGCCAGTAGAAAACAAACCGGACCGTCGGCCACCCGCCGCCGCCCAGCTTGGCCCGAAGGCGCGTGGACTTGTCTCTTTTTGCGTCCGCCCGGGCCCCCGGCCTGGGCCGGCCTCCACGCAACCTATAATGGGGACTTGGCGCCACGCGCCACCGGCACCCGCGCGCCGTCGTGCACCGCGTCTGCGTACACAGTTGCGGTAGCGGGCGGCTGGCGGCGCCATCCTTGTTTTCCCTCCACTTTTTCTTTACGGAAAGGCACCTGTGTTGCGTGTCCTGACAATCATCCCCACGTACAACGAGCTGGAGTCGCTGCCCAAGACGCTCTCGCGGCTGCGCGCGGCAGCGCCCCATGTGGATGTGCTGATTGCCGACGACAACAGCCCGGACGGCACGGGTGGCATTGCCGATGACTTCGCCGCCGCCGACCCGCAGGTGCATGTGCTGCACCGGGCCGGCAAGGCGGGCCTCGGGGCCGCCTATTTGGCAGGGTTCGCCTGGGGGCTGGAAGCAGGCTACGACGTCCTGGTCGAAATGGACGCCGACGGCTCCCACCAGCCCGAACAGCTGCCCCTGCTGCTGGAGGCCGTCGACCAGGGCGCCGATCTCGTCTTGGGCTCGCGCTGGATTCCCGGCGGGAAGGTGGTCAACTGGCCGCTGCACCGCAAGCTGATCTCCACCTGCGGCAGCCTGTACTCACGGATTCTCCTCGGCATCTCCGTGCGGGACATCACCGGCGGCTACCGGGCCTTTCGCCGAACCACCCTGGAAGCCCTCGACCTGGCCGCCGTCGACTCGGTGGGCTATGGCTTCCAGGTGGACATGCTGTGGCGCGTGTGCCAAAAGGGCATGAAGGTGGTGGAAGTACCCATTACGTTTGTCGAAAGGGAATTTGGCGCGTCCAAGATGAGCGGCAACATTGTCCAGGAGGCCATGTTCAACGTCACGAAGTGGGGACTGACGGCGCGCTGGAACAAACTGACCGCGCGGAACAAGTAGCCCGCCCACACACAAACTGACCCGCAGTAGTTGTCGAAAAAACGCGATTTCGCGCCGTTTTACGACAACTACTGCGGGTCAGTTGGGCTGACGGGAGCCTAGACCTTCTCGCCGCGCTTTTCGCGCAGGATTGCCAGACGGTCAGCCAGAATGGTCTCCAGCTCGGGAAGCGAGCGGCGCTCCAGCAGCATGTCCCAGTGCGTACGCACGGGCTTGTCGTTGGACGTGTCGGGAGCCTCGCCGTTGACCAGCAGGGCCTCCTTGCCCGTCTTGGAAACCCACACCGCCGGGATCTCCGCCTCGGAGGAGAAGGTTACAAACACCTGCTCGCCGTCCGCGCAGCGGTATTCCACGCGTTGCCGCGGTGCCGGCTCCACGCCGGATTCGGTCTCCATGCTCTGTGCGCCCAGGCGCATGCCGCGCAAGCTACGATCGCTCATGACTTCTCCCTCATGTTGTTGCCGGTTCACCAGCCGAACCGGCGGCCTGGCCGTGCTGCTCCCGTAAGGGGTCGGCACAGCCATCGTTCTGATTTGTTCAACGCATTGCCGGGCGCGGATGTTCCGCGGTTCCGTGCATGACGTGAAATATGTGGCCGGGCAATACGCCGCACGGCCAAACACCCATTATACGTGCTTGGCCGTTCGGTCCACACAGGCAGTCCCGGTTCACCGGCGCCCCGTGCGGTGCTTCTTCGGTGTTGCCTACGGCAGGGCATCCCGGGTGACGTCGGCGGCGTCGTCCGTGTCCGCGACGGTGGTGCCGAGCACGTTGCCGATGCCCTTCAAGGCCTCGCCCACCTCGCTGGGAATGATCCACAGCTTGTTCGAGGAACCTGAGGCAATCTTGGGCAAGGTCTGCAGGTACTGGTAGGCCAACAGCTTCTGCGTGGGGTTGCCTTTGTGGATGGCGTCGAAGACCTTCTGGATGGCCTGCGACTCACCGTCGGCGCGAAGAATGGCCGCCTTGGCGTCACCCTCGGCCTTCAGGATGGAGGACTGGCGCTCACCTTCAGCAGTCAAAATGGCCGACTGCTTGGTGCCCTCGGCCGTCAGGATAGCGGCGCGGCGGTCACGTTCTGCGCGCATCTGCTTCTCCATGGAGTCCTGGATGGACAGGGGCGGGTCAATGGCCTTGAGCTCAACGCGGCTGACACGGATGCCCCAGCGCCCGGTTGCTTCATCGAGCACGCCGCGCAGCTGGCCGTTGATCTGGTCACGGGAGGTCAGCGCTTCTTCAAGGTTCAGCCCGCCCACCACGTTACGCAGCGTGGTGGTGGTCAGCTGTTCCACGGCCTGGATGTAGTTGGCGATTTCGTAGGTGGCTGCCCGGGGGTCGGTCACCTGGAAGTAGACCACGGTGTCGATGGAAACCACCAGGTTGTCCTCGGTGATGACCGGTTGCGGCGGAAACGAAACCACCTGTTCGCGCAGGTCCAGCAGCGGCAGCAGCCGGTCAACAAACGGAATCAACACCGTCAGGCCGGGATTGAGCGTCCGCTGGTACTTTCCCAGCCGTTCCACGACCCCGGCACGGGCCTGCGGGATGATCCGCACGGACCGGACAAGGACAATAACGACGAATATCAGCAGGACAATAACAACGAAAAGCCACACTACTGCTCCGGCTCCACCTGGCATGAAATCCCCTCTTTTCTGTGTGAAGAATGCGTATGTCCGGTGCCTGATGGCACAGGTGAGTTAAGGGCCTGGCGGCTTCGGCTGAAGGGCGCTAGGCGGTGGTGGCGGCCGTTCCCGGCGACTTGTGCACGTTGGGGAAGCTGACGATCGCCGTCGCGCCGTCGATGGCGGATACCTCCACAGCGGCCCCCGCCGGCACGTCCGCACCGCCACGGGTGCGCGCCGTCCAGACATCCCCGCCGATCTTCACCAGTCCGCTGTTCTCGCTGACTGCCTCCAGGACCACAGCGTGGTGCCCGATCAGACGCTCGACGTTGGAGAGCGAGTCGGCCGGCCCGCGACGCAGGTGCGCCAGCGCCAACGGCCTGATGAGCACCGTTGTTGCCAATGCCACGACGCAGAAGATGACGATCTGCAGCCACAGCTCGGCATGGAACAGGAAGGCGACGAGGGCAGCCAGGGCGCCGACTGACATCAAGATGAAGTACAGGTTCAGCGTGAGCATTTCAGCGACTGCAAGCAGCAGGAAAACTGTCAGCCAGATGATCCAGCCGAAGTCATTGATCCATTCGAGCATTGAGTCCCCCTTTGTGACTTAACGTACAATTCAGCCTACTACGTATGGCTTGGAATATCCTGCTCAAATCACGGCCTGCAGCGGCATCCGCAGCGGGTCCGGCCCCACACTGGAGCTGATGCGGCCAAGGACCTTCACGGCGTCGCGCAACTGCTCGACGTCGTGGCCAAAGGGCAGGCGCAGAAACCGTTCAAAGGCGCCGTCCAAACCAAAACGCGGGCCGGGCACCAGGCCAAGGCCCTCACTGCGTGCGGCGAGTGCGAGCGCGGACGTGGACATGGTTCCGGTGTTGATCCACAGGGACAGGCCGCCGTCGGGCACGGCGACGTCCCATTCCGGCAGCTGTTCCCCCAACAGCTGGACCAGCATGTCCCGCCGCAGCTTCAGGTCCCGGCTCCTGCTGGCGGCCAGCACCGGGAGCTCGCGGACCAGGGACGTCGCCGCGAGCTGCTCCACCAGGGGCGTCCCCAGATCCTGCGCCGGGCGATGGCGCAGGATACGCGCCAGGACGTCCCTGGAGGCGCGGATCCAGCCGATCCGCAGCCCGCCCCAGGCGATCTTGCCCAACGACCCCAGCGTGATGACGCCCGGAGAGAAGCAGGCCAGGGGCGGCAGTGCGCCACGGTCGATGTCCAATAGCGCAGTGGTCTCGTCGGCAATCAGCACGGTCCCCTCACGCGTGGCGGCCGCCGCCAGGAACTCCCGTTCGGGAATGGTCATGCTCTTTCCCGTGGGGTTGTGGAAGTCGGGCATGAGAAAGGCCATGCTCGGCGCCGCGCGGCGGAGCTGCAGCTGCGCCTCGGACAGGTCCCAGCCGCCATCCTGGCTCACCGGGAAGGACAGCATCCGCGCGCCCACGGAGGCAAAGGTGTCCAGTGCGTGCGGGTAGGTGGGCTGTTCCACCAGGACCCTTTCGCCGGGGGAGTACAGGCTGCGTGTCACCAGGTTCAGTGCATGCTGGGCGCCGGTGGTCACCATGATTTGCTCCGCCGAGGTGGACAGTCCGCGGTTCCGGTAGCTTTGGGCAATGGCCTCGCGCAGGTCCGGCATGCCCACCATGTCGAAGCCGTCGTGGGCGAGATAGGCGGGCAGTTGTTCGATGGCGGCGGCGTAGGCGGCGGCCACGCCGGGGTAGGCAAGCGTCACGGCCTTCGTGAAATCCAGCGGCAGCCCGCTGCCGGGCGCGTGGTCGCCCCGTTCGAGTCCGGGCAGGACAAGGGTGCTGCCGGAGCCGCGCACGCTGGCGAGGTAGCCGTCGTCGCGCAGCTTTGAGTACGCCGCCGCTACAGTGGTGCGGCTCAGCCCGAGGGCACTGCTGAGCTCGCGTTCGGCGGGGATCCTGGTGCCGCTGGCGAGCCGGCCGTCCAGGAGAAGCACCCGGATTCTGTCCGCCAAGGCCCGGTAGGCCGGTCCGGTGGAGCGCCACTCGCCCAGCTCGCGGGCCAGGCGCCGTCCAGTAACAAGCGTGCTCATGAATCCACCTTAGGCGAATTGGCTCTACTGCATAAGGCCAGTTTCGCTAGGCTTGAGGAATGCAGCGCGTGTTCACCACCCAAAACCTTCCCGTCCGCCTTGTCCGCCTGCTGGCGGGCCTGTTCCTGTATGGGATCGCCATCTCCCTGATGATCCGAGGCAATATCGGGGCCTCGCCCTGGGACGTGTTTGCGCAGGGCACCTCTCGGACCACGGGAATCTCCTTTGGGCTGTGCACCATCATCATCAGCGGAATCGTCCTGTTGTTCTGGATCCCGCTCAAGCAAAAGCCCGGGGCGGGCACCATCGCGAACGCGGTGCTGGTGGGAGCGTTTGCGGACCTGGGACTCGCCGTGATTCCGCAGGCCAGCCACTTGCTGTTCCAGGTCCTGCTTTTTGCGGCGGGCCTGTTCATCCTGGCCTTTGCCACGGCGCTCTACATTGGCGCAGGCATGGGTCCGGGCCCGCGCGACGGGCTCATGACCGGGCTGGTGCGCGTCACGGGCAGGCCGGTATGGATGATCCGCACCGGCATCGAACTGACAGTGGTGGTCGTCGGGTTCTTCATGGGCGGCGTTGTTGGTGCCGGCACCGCCGCGTTTGCGCTGGGTGTTGGCCCGCTGACCCAGGTGACGCTGAAGTGGCTCCAGGTGGACCTGCACGGCAAGTCTTCCAGGACGCGCATGGTGGACATTGACGTTCCGGCAGCCATCCAGCCCGGAGAGGAAGCACTCTGCAGCGGCCAAGGCGAACCGCCCCTGCGTTGAGGTTGGAGCGCCCCGGGATCACCACCGCTCCGGCGTGAGGTTCGAGATCACCACCGCTCCGGCGTCGTGCGATCGGTGGTTATCTCGAATGTCAACGGGCGGGGACGTGGCTATCTCGAATGTCAACGGGGCGGGGGCGGAAGACTGAGAGGGTGAATTGGGCCGTCGCCTCCGTCAGCCGGGGCAGCGCTGCGGCCGCCTGTTCCACATCCTGCTGCGCGAGGTGGTGCCCGGCAGGTCCCATGAGTGCCACATTGGCCACGTCGGCAGGGGAGAGGTGCAGGGCGATGTCCACCGGCCGGCTGCTTTCCAGCTCAAAGTGCGCGTCCATGGAGGCTGCGAGGGCCGCTTCCTTTTCCGCCTGGATGCCCAGCAGGCCGGCCTGCCGGGCGATCTCCGCGAGATGCCCCGGCCGCGGCGTCACGACCACCAGCCTCCCGGCAGGCTTGAGCACCCGGGCAAACTCGGCGGCGTTCCTCGGCGCAAAGACCACCAGCACGACGTCGGCCCGGCCGGCCTCCACGGGCAGCGGCTGCCACAGGTCCCAGACCAGATTGGCGGCGGCGGGGTTGCGCCGGGCGGCCCGGCGCAGCGCGAACTTGGAAATGTCCAGCCCGACGGCGTCCACGGCCTCATCGCCGCCCAACTTGTTCAACAGCTGCTGCAGGTACCAGCCGGTGCCGGTCCCGGCGTCGAGAATGAGGGGCCGGTGCGCGGCTTCGGTCCCGTGCCGGGCCGCGGGCCGGCCGGGAGCTTCCAGCGCGCCCGTGAGGACGTTGCGCACCGTGCCTGCGAGCGCGTCGGCCAGTTCCCGGTAATGGCCGGCGTCGAGAAAGGCGTCGCGCGCTGCCACCATGGCCGACGTGTCGTGGGTGAATTTGGTGCCGTGCCCGGTGAGCAGGTTGACGTAGCCTTGGCGGGCGATGTCGAAGCTGTGCCCGTCGATGCACGCAAGCGCCGTCTCTCTGGGGAGGACGTCCATGAATTCAAGTCCGCAGACGGGGCAGATGAGGGCGTCGAGCACGCTGTTGTCCATGTTTTCATCCTAGGCTGGCGGCCGCTAAACCCTCGGTCCAGCCACAGGCCGCCCAGGGCTCAGCAGTGCAGGAGCTGCTCAGAAGTGCAGGACCTGGCGGGCCTCGGCGATGTCGGGCCGGGCCCAGTGGGCGGCGTATTCTTCATCGGAGGTCACCGAGCGCGTGTGTGCCCGGTCCAGGTACAGGGTGCCGGAGAGGTGGTCGGTCTCGTGCTGGGCGATCCTTGCCTGCCACCCCGTGAGTCGGCGGACGGCTGGGACCCCGTGGTCGTCGTCGTACGCCAGGTCAATGGTCGCGGCCCGGTCCACCACCGCCTGCCAGCCGGACATGGAGAGGCATCCTTCATAGTGCGACGCCGTCTCCGTCCCGACCGGCGTGCAGCGCGGGTTGAGGATGGCCAGGAATTCCAGGGGCCGGCGCTCGCGGGCCGCGGCGTTTTCCTCGGGAACGTCGTAGAGGTCCTCCAGGACGGCCAGCTGCAAGGGGATGCCGATCTGGGGCGCCGCCAGGCCGACGCCCGGCGCGGCGTGCATGGTGTCGCGCATGATGTCGATGAGCCGGGCCAGCTGCGTCTCGGGGAGTTGACCGGTGAAGGGCACGGCCTGGGCGCGCAGCACGGGGTGCCCGGCCTGGACGATGGCGGGCAGGGCGCCGGACTCCACGACGGCGGCAACGGCGGCCCGGACGTCGTCGGCCGTGAAAAGCTGCCGGCCGCCGGGGACGGGCCCGTTCACTGCCCGGCCTCGATGCGCCACGAGCCGACGGCGGTGTAGGCGCTGTCCCTGACGGTGTCCCCGGAGCCGGGCTCCAGCGGATAGTGCCTGACATTGCCGGCCCAGTAGCGCAGGATGCGCCCCAGTTCCTCGACGGGCGCGTCCTGGACGGCGTCCAGGTCAACTTCCAGGACGAACTTCATGGCGGGCTCCTCGACGTGCTGCGGATGGGTTTGACACCATTGTGCCAAACCCGGGCCCGCCTAAGCCCATCCTGCCTGCCCTTGCTATCCGCGGGCAGGTCGCTAGTGTGGGCTAAAACGGGTAGCTGCGAAAAGGAATGCCATGTCTTCCAACAGTTTCGATGCACGCGGTGAACTTACCGTCGACGGCCAGGTCTACGAAATCCACCGGCTGGCCGCGGTGGAGGGCTCGGCCCGGCTGCCATACAGCCTGAAGGTCCTGCTGGAGAACCTGCTCCGCAATGAGGACGGACGGCTGGTCACCGCCGAGCAGGTCCGTGCGGTGGGGAACTGGGACCCCGCGGCGGAGGCGAACGCGGAAATCCAGTACACGCCGGCCCGCGTGCTCATGCAGGACTTCACCGGCGTCCCCTGCGTGGTCGACCTGGTGGCCATGCGCGACGCGATGTCGGACCTGGGCGGGGACCCGACGAAGATCAATCCGCTGATCCCGGGGGAACTGGTCATTGACCACTCCGTCATTGCCGACGTCTTCAACGTCCCCACCGCGTTCTCCATCAACTCCGAGTATGAGTTCAAACGCAACCAGGAGCGCTACCAGCTGCTGCGCTGGGCCCAGCAGTCGTTCAACGACTTCCTGGTGGTGCCCCCGGACACGGGCATCTGCCACCAGGTCAATCTGGAATACCTCGCCCGCGTGGTGTTCACCAGGGAGCGCGACGGCGTCCGGCAGGCCTACCCCGACACCTTGGTCGGCACGGACTCGCACACGCCCATGGTGAACGGGCTGGGCGTGCTCGGCTGGGGCGTGGGCGGCATCGAGGCGGAGGCCGCCATGCTGGGCCAGCCGATGAGCATGCTGGTCCCGCAGGTGGTCGGCTTCAAGCTGACCGGCGAACTGCCCGAGGGAACCACCGCCACCGACCTCGTCCTCACCGTGGCCGAGCTGCTGCGCAAGACCCGCGTGGTGGGCAAGTTCGTGGAGTTCTTCGGCCCCGGCGTCGCGAACGTCCCCCTGGCCAACCGCGCCACCCTGGGCAACATGAGCCCCGAGTACGGCTCCACCTGCGCCATCTTCCCCATCGACCAGGAGACCTTGGATTACATGCGCCTGACCGGGCGCAGCGACCACCAGGTCAAGCTCGTGGAGGCCTACGCCAAGGAACAGGGCATGTGGCACGATCCCGGCCACACGCCGGACTACAGCCAGGTGGTCGAGTTGGACCTGTCCACCGTGGAGAGCTCCATCGCCGGGCCCAAGCGCCCCCAGGACCGGATTCCGCTGCGCAGCGCCAAGCGCGCCGTGCGCGGACTGCTGGCGGGGGAGTCCCAGGAAACGGCCGTGCTGGCGGGCGGGCTGGACGACGCCGGGGACGAGTCCTTCCCGGCCAGCGACCCCGTGGCCATCAGCGACAGGATTGCCCGCGACGAGCCGCCGCGCATCTTCGAGGACGACGGCGTCGAACTTGAGTGGCCCAGCGACCCGGCGGAGCTGGTCCTGGACGGGCAGGAGCTGACCCTGGACCATGGCGACGTGGTCATCGCGGCCATCACGTCGTGCACCAACACGTCCAACCCGTCAGTGATGATCGGCGCCGGGCTGGTGGCCAAGAAGGCCGTGGACCTGGGGCTGGCCAGCAAGCCGTGGGTCAAGACCACCCTGGCCCCCGGTTCCCGCGTGGTCACGGACTACCTTGACCGCGCCGGCCTCACGCCCTACCTGGAAAAGCTCGGCTTCAGCCTGGTCGGCTACGGATGCACCACCTGCATCGGCAACTCCGGCCCGCTCATCCCGGCCGTCAGCCAGGCCGTGAACGGCAACGACCTCTCCGTGGCCGCCGTCCTCTCCGGCAACCGCAACTTTGAAGGCCGCATCCACCCGGAGGTGAAGATGAACTTCCTCGCCTCGCCGCCGCTGGTGATCGCCTATGCGCTCGCAGGCAGCATGCACGTGAACCTGCTCAACGAACCCCTCGGCGAGGGCAAGGGCGGAAACAAGGTTTTCCTCAAGGACATCTGGCCGACGACGGCGGAAATCAAGTCCGTGGTCGACGCCAGCCTGGAGGCGCAAATGTTTACGGACGGCTACGCGGATGTGTACCACGGCGACGACAACTGGCGCGGCATGCACGTCCCCGAAGGAGACATGTTCGCCTGGTCCGACGAGTCCAGCTACGTGCGCAAGCCGCCATATTTTGACGGCATGACGCGCGAGCCCGCGCCCGTGCAGGACATCACCGGCGCGCGCGTGCTGGCCCTGCTGGGGGACTCGGTCACCACGGACCACATCTCCCCGGCGGGCAGCATCAAGAAGTCCTCGCCCGCCGGCCAGTACCTCCTGGAACAGGGCGTGGAACAGGCCGACTTCAACTCCTACGGCTCCCGGCGCGGGAACCACAACGTGATGATCCGCGGCACCTTCGCCAACATCCGAATGCGCAACCTGCTGGTGCCTGGGGTCGAGGGCGGCTTCACGAAGCGTTCGTCGGAGGGGGAGGTGGAGACCATCTTTGACGCGTCCAACGCATACCAGGCAGAAGGGACGCCGCTGGTGGTCATCGCCGGCAACGACTACGGCTCCGGGTCCTCCCGCGACTGGGCGGCGAAGGGCACCATGCTGCTGGGCGTGAAGGCCGTCATCGCGGCGTCGTTTGAGCGCATCCACCGCTCCAACCTGATCGGCATGGGCGTGCTGCCCCTCCAGTTCAAGGACGGGGAGACCGCGGAATCGCTCGGTCTGACGGGGTTGGAGACGTATTCGATTGTGGGTCTGGCAGGGGCGGATCCGCTGCCGCGTGAGGTCACGGTGCGTGTCGAGTCCGACGGCGCATCCCGTGACATCGCCACCACGCTGCGGATCGACACCCCGGCCGAAGAGGCCTATTACGTGCACGGCGGCATCCTGCAGTATGTGCTGCGCCAGCTGCTGGAGGCGTAGGGGGCGCCCGGCCGGCCGCCGTAGATGTTGACAACCCGGCTTAGTAAAACTTTGTTATGCAAACGGTAGCTGCCGGGGGCACAGATTCAGGGTGGAAACATGCATGATGGGTAAATGGAGAACATAACTACGGAACGACTTTTACTGCGGCCATGGCAAGACTCCGACATCGATTTTGTGTATGACCTGTACTCCCGATGGGTGGTCCAGCGCTTCATCGGCAACGAGCCACGCGTCATGGAGAGCCGCACGGAAGCGGCGGAGCGGGTTGCCCGGTTCAAGGCGGTCGACCACCCTGTGCACGGCATTTGGGCCGTGACGCGCAAGGAGGACGGGGCGCCGGTGGGAACACTGCTGCTCAAGCCCATCCCGTCGTCGGGGGAGGAGCCGCTCCAGCCCTCCGACGACGTGGAAATTGGCTGGCACCTGCATCCGGATTACTGGGGCAGCGGCTTTGCCTCGGAAGCTGCCGAGGCGGTCCTGGCCCATGCCTTCGCCCGCGGCCTGAACCGCGTGGTTGCCGTGACCAACCCGGCCAACGAGGCCTCCCAAAGCGTGTGCCGCCGTCTCGGGATGAAGGAAAAGGGGCTGTCCAAGAAGTACTACAACGCCACCTGCGCGTTGTTCGTGGCAAAGAACCCGTCTGTGGCCGCATAGCCCGCCCTGGTGGTCGGGCTTATCGAGACCCGGCCTTTCCCGCCGGAATAAGGATCCCATGACTGAACTTCTGCCCGGCGGCCACTTGAACGCCGTGGTGCGCGACGGTGCCAGGAAGCTCCGCCGGCTCCACGATGCCAGCATTGGCTTTGGCTTGGACGGCGCCGTGTGGCAGTCCCCGGCCAAGGTGCCGGCGGAAGTCATTTGCCACAACGACTTTGCTCCTCACAACCTGGCCTTTGACGATGGCATGCCGGTCGGTGCCATTGA
This genomic stretch from Arthrobacter dokdonellae harbors:
- a CDS encoding methyltransferase domain-containing protein — protein: MDNSVLDALICPVCGLEFMDVLPRETALACIDGHSFDIARQGYVNLLTGHGTKFTHDTSAMVAARDAFLDAGHYRELADALAGTVRNVLTGALEAPGRPAARHGTEAAHRPLILDAGTGTGWYLQQLLNKLGGDEAVDAVGLDISKFALRRAARRNPAAANLVWDLWQPLPVEAGRADVVLVVFAPRNAAEFARVLKPAGRLVVVTPRPGHLAEIARQAGLLGIQAEKEAALAASMDAHFELESSRPVDIALHLSPADVANVALMGPAGHHLAQQDVEQAAAALPRLTEATAQFTLSVFRPRPVDIRDSHVPAR
- a CDS encoding membrane protein YczE; the protein is MQRVFTTQNLPVRLVRLLAGLFLYGIAISLMIRGNIGASPWDVFAQGTSRTTGISFGLCTIIISGIVLLFWIPLKQKPGAGTIANAVLVGAFADLGLAVIPQASHLLFQVLLFAAGLFILAFATALYIGAGMGPGPRDGLMTGLVRVTGRPVWMIRTGIELTVVVVGFFMGGVVGAGTAAFALGVGPLTQVTLKWLQVDLHGKSSRTRMVDIDVPAAIQPGEEALCSGQGEPPLR
- a CDS encoding amidohydrolase; the protein is MSLTMYRNGSVYSAADPFATAMLVDGDTVAWVGSEHAASSLLDARMRLVDLDGTLVTPGFVDSHVHVTETGLALDSVDLSGARSVAQALDLVAAAAARGAGILLGHGWDDSAWAEQRPLTAAELDRATGGREVYLARVDVHSGVVSGALARRCGLARLSGWDGSGLVTGDAHAAVRDATRLLDDAARRHAQERALHYAAANGYVALAEMAAPHVGSPADLAALAALTAGDAPVALPQVLPYWGQAVSSVEQARELLASLGTPVLGLAGDLNIDGSLGSHSALLREPYADLPAGAPGNRGRAHLDVQQVTDHLAAVSELGVSGGFHIIGDGAMDIACEGLVKAAERVGLDKVRAAGHRFEHAEMVDAGAMDVLARHAVTVSVQPVFDALWGGGDGMYAGRLGARRAAALNPVATFYAAGVPVCFGSDAPVTPLNPWASVRAALNHHQPDQRISARAAFIGHTRAGWRAARGSNPMLGQLAPGAPASFAVWEIDQLMVQVADERVQSWSTDPRAGTPLLPALDTENDPRCLQTVHRGRELYAAPDFH
- a CDS encoding NfeD family protein; translation: MLEWINDFGWIIWLTVFLLLAVAEMLTLNLYFILMSVGALAALVAFLFHAELWLQIVIFCVVALATTVLIRPLALAHLRRGPADSLSNVERLIGHHAVVLEAVSENSGLVKIGGDVWTARTRGGADVPAGAAVEVSAIDGATAIVSFPNVHKSPGTAATTA
- a CDS encoding MocR-like transcription factor YczR translates to MSTLVTGRRLARELGEWRSTGPAYRALADRIRVLLLDGRLASGTRIPAERELSSALGLSRTTVAAAYSKLRDDGYLASVRGSGSTLVLPGLERGDHAPGSGLPLDFTKAVTLAYPGVAAAYAAAIEQLPAYLAHDGFDMVGMPDLREAIAQSYRNRGLSTSAEQIMVTTGAQHALNLVTRSLYSPGERVLVEQPTYPHALDTFASVGARMLSFPVSQDGGWDLSEAQLQLRRAAPSMAFLMPDFHNPTGKSMTIPEREFLAAAATREGTVLIADETTALLDIDRGALPPLACFSPGVITLGSLGKIAWGGLRIGWIRASRDVLARILRHRPAQDLGTPLVEQLAATSLVRELPVLAASRSRDLKLRRDMLVQLLGEQLPEWDVAVPDGGLSLWINTGTMSTSALALAARSEGLGLVPGPRFGLDGAFERFLRLPFGHDVEQLRDAVKVLGRISSSVGPDPLRMPLQAVI
- a CDS encoding SPFH domain-containing protein — encoded protein: MPGGAGAVVWLFVVIVLLIFVVIVLVRSVRIIPQARAGVVERLGKYQRTLNPGLTVLIPFVDRLLPLLDLREQVVSFPPQPVITEDNLVVSIDTVVYFQVTDPRAATYEIANYIQAVEQLTTTTLRNVVGGLNLEEALTSRDQINGQLRGVLDEATGRWGIRVSRVELKAIDPPLSIQDSMEKQMRAERDRRAAILTAEGTKQSAILTAEGERQSSILKAEGDAKAAILRADGESQAIQKVFDAIHKGNPTQKLLAYQYLQTLPKIASGSSNKLWIIPSEVGEALKGIGNVLGTTVADTDDAADVTRDALP
- a CDS encoding polyprenol monophosphomannose synthase is translated as MRVLTIIPTYNELESLPKTLSRLRAAAPHVDVLIADDNSPDGTGGIADDFAAADPQVHVLHRAGKAGLGAAYLAGFAWGLEAGYDVLVEMDADGSHQPEQLPLLLEAVDQGADLVLGSRWIPGGKVVNWPLHRKLISTCGSLYSRILLGISVRDITGGYRAFRRTTLEALDLAAVDSVGYGFQVDMLWRVCQKGMKVVEVPITFVEREFGASKMSGNIVQEAMFNVTKWGLTARWNKLTARNK
- a CDS encoding peptide deformylase, with the translated sequence MNGPVPGGRQLFTADDVRAAVAAVVESGALPAIVQAGHPVLRAQAVPFTGQLPETQLARLIDIMRDTMHAAPGVGLAAPQIGIPLQLAVLEDLYDVPEENAAARERRPLEFLAILNPRCTPVGTETASHYEGCLSMSGWQAVVDRAATIDLAYDDDHGVPAVRRLTGWQARIAQHETDHLSGTLYLDRAHTRSVTSDEEYAAHWARPDIAEARQVLHF
- a CDS encoding RNA polymerase-binding protein RbpA, giving the protein MSDRSLRGMRLGAQSMETESGVEPAPRQRVEYRCADGEQVFVTFSSEAEIPAVWVSKTGKEALLVNGEAPDTSNDKPVRTHWDMLLERRSLPELETILADRLAILREKRGEKV